From Candidatus Binatia bacterium, one genomic window encodes:
- a CDS encoding NDP-sugar synthase, whose product MQAAIIAAGLGERLVAAGISRPKPLVEVAGQALIDYVLAGVSAAGIAEVACIVNEMSTGIEDHCRRRWPGLRFAFVRRTTPSSMESLFTLAPLLGPSRFLLLTVDGVCSSITIRDFAVGATDRTEADAVLALSTFVDDEKPLWARLDPDGRLSALGPEASGSGLVTAGFYVFDPVIFREIDTARQRGFTALRQFLGHLLTSGYRLYGTRVGKTVDVDRPEDLAVAEVFVRGGYRA is encoded by the coding sequence ATGCAGGCTGCGATCATCGCTGCGGGGCTGGGCGAACGTCTGGTCGCCGCGGGTATTTCCCGGCCGAAGCCGCTGGTCGAGGTCGCCGGACAGGCCCTCATCGACTACGTCCTGGCCGGGGTGTCGGCGGCGGGCATCGCCGAGGTTGCCTGCATCGTGAATGAGATGTCCACCGGCATCGAGGACCACTGCCGCCGCCGCTGGCCCGGGCTGCGCTTCGCCTTCGTGCGGCGCACGACGCCCAGTTCGATGGAAAGTTTGTTCACGCTTGCTCCCCTGCTGGGTCCGTCGCGCTTCCTGCTGCTGACGGTGGACGGCGTTTGCAGCTCGATCACGATTCGCGACTTCGCTGTTGGGGCGACCGATCGTACCGAGGCCGATGCGGTACTGGCCCTCAGCACGTTCGTCGACGACGAGAAACCGCTCTGGGCCCGACTCGATCCCGATGGCCGCCTGAGCGCGCTGGGCCCGGAGGCCAGTGGCAGCGGCCTGGTCACCGCCGGCTTCTACGTCTTCGATCCGGTCATCTTCCGCGAGATCGACACGGCGCGGCAACGCGGGTTCACCGCCCTGCGGCAGTTCCTCGGCCATCTGCTGACGAGCGGATACCGGCTGTACGGCACCCGGGTCGGCAAGACCGTGGACGTGGATCGCCCGGAGGACCTGGCCGTGGCGGAGGTATTTGTCCGCGGAGGCTATCGCGCATGA
- a CDS encoding HAD family hydrolase, which translates to MPRSILQPHAHAVRDTLYPRLHHYHSWSCAGWCAGSTDTHSDINQRRRGLSTIRKRGRRAREGPSGVRRSPLAPRRFPVSGSFVRPLTPPGCVAYVPLMRLRAVLFDFGGTLDGPASHWLDRFLALYRDAGVDLSFERFRPAFDAATRAAYANPAVAGMDLRATVTFHTRHQVAHLGPAAAAVADRIADAFLDRAAAALAASRSVLELLRPHVALGVVSNFYGNVDRVLADNGIAPLLDAIVDSNRVGLRKPAPGIFTLALRRVGCLPLEALYVGDSFNNDIAGAWGAGLRTAWLVGSPPPVCPDPLIVDHRIHALAELPAIVAGARG; encoded by the coding sequence ATGCCACGCTCGATTCTCCAGCCGCACGCTCACGCGGTCCGCGACACGCTCTATCCCCGCCTGCACCATTATCACTCGTGGTCGTGCGCCGGGTGGTGTGCCGGCTCCACCGACACCCATTCCGACATCAATCAGCGGCGCCGCGGTTTGTCAACGATTCGGAAGCGGGGCCGCCGGGCGCGCGAGGGGCCGAGCGGCGTCCGTCGCAGTCCCCTCGCTCCTCGCCGGTTCCCGGTCTCCGGCTCCTTTGTCCGGCCGTTGACTCCGCCGGGCTGCGTGGCTTACGTCCCGCTGATGCGCCTCCGCGCCGTCCTGTTCGACTTTGGCGGCACGCTCGACGGGCCGGCTTCACACTGGCTCGATCGCTTCCTCGCCCTCTATCGCGATGCGGGCGTCGACCTGTCCTTCGAGCGGTTCCGCCCCGCCTTCGACGCCGCAACTCGGGCCGCGTACGCCAACCCGGCCGTGGCGGGGATGGACCTGCGGGCTACCGTAACGTTCCACACGCGCCATCAAGTCGCGCATCTCGGACCCGCCGCGGCGGCGGTCGCCGACCGCATCGCCGACGCTTTCCTCGATCGGGCGGCCGCCGCGCTCGCGGCAAGCCGCAGCGTCCTCGAACTCCTCCGTCCCCACGTGGCGTTGGGCGTCGTGTCGAACTTCTACGGCAACGTCGACCGTGTCCTCGCCGACAACGGCATCGCCCCGCTGCTCGACGCTATCGTCGATTCGAACCGCGTCGGCCTCCGCAAGCCCGCTCCCGGCATTTTCACGCTCGCCCTGCGGCGGGTCGGTTGCCTGCCCCTGGAGGCTCTCTACGTGGGCGATTCGTTCAACAACGACATCGCCGGTGCATGGGGCGCCGGTTTGCGTACGGCGTGGCTGGTCGGCTCGCCGCCTCCCGTGTGTCCCGACCCGCTCATAGTCGATCATCGAATCCACGCTCTGGCGGAGTTGCCGGCCATCGTTGCGGGGGCAAGAGGCTGA
- a CDS encoding aspartate aminotransferase family protein, whose amino-acid sequence MKTVQKQDRPQEAHALRLPGPRSKAIIDAERDWIAPGLQRIAQLSELAMVEGKGCRLYDADGNEYLDFFAGVAVASLGHSHPRFVRALTDQVGRLAVGSFTSEPRAALLKLLAELTPGALKRTQLYSGGAEAVEAAVRLAKSYTKKHEIVGFWGGFHGKTGGVMGLIGDPWKQKWGPLYPGTHLVPYADCYRCPFRLKHPDCGMFCLDFVRDSLKTATAGSVAAIIVEPIQGTAGNIVPPPEFLPGIAEIARENEALLIADEMITGFGRTGTMFGCEHTDTEPDIMTIGKGFGCGFPVTGLISTDAITSSLPFARPSSSSSSYGGNALAATAALTTVETIIDDELVDNSRRVGAFLLDELKALQEKYEFIGDVRGHGLLIGLDLVKDRATREPLSAAVSERIFLGALRRGLLLMGYFARVRINPPLIITESEARDGIAILDEVFAEVAASGAYRK is encoded by the coding sequence GTGAAGACTGTGCAGAAACAGGACAGGCCCCAGGAGGCGCACGCGCTGCGCCTGCCGGGACCGCGCTCGAAGGCCATTATCGACGCCGAACGCGACTGGATCGCGCCGGGTTTGCAACGCATCGCCCAGCTCTCCGAACTCGCCATGGTCGAGGGCAAGGGTTGCCGGCTGTACGACGCCGACGGCAACGAGTACCTCGACTTCTTCGCCGGCGTGGCGGTGGCCAGCCTCGGGCACTCCCACCCCCGCTTCGTGCGGGCGCTGACCGACCAGGTCGGCCGTCTCGCCGTTGGCAGCTTCACCAGCGAGCCGCGCGCCGCACTGCTCAAGTTGCTTGCCGAGTTGACGCCCGGTGCGCTCAAACGCACCCAGCTATACAGCGGCGGCGCCGAGGCCGTCGAAGCCGCCGTGCGTCTCGCCAAGTCATATACGAAGAAACACGAAATCGTCGGTTTCTGGGGCGGCTTTCACGGCAAGACCGGTGGCGTCATGGGTCTCATTGGCGATCCGTGGAAGCAGAAGTGGGGTCCGCTCTACCCGGGCACGCATCTCGTTCCTTACGCCGACTGCTATCGCTGTCCCTTCCGGCTAAAGCATCCCGACTGCGGCATGTTCTGCCTGGACTTCGTGCGCGATTCGCTCAAGACCGCCACGGCCGGTTCGGTGGCGGCGATCATCGTCGAGCCGATTCAGGGCACCGCCGGCAACATCGTCCCGCCGCCGGAGTTCCTTCCGGGCATTGCCGAGATCGCCCGCGAGAACGAGGCCCTGCTGATCGCCGACGAGATGATCACCGGATTCGGTCGGACCGGGACGATGTTCGGCTGCGAACACACCGATACCGAGCCCGACATCATGACCATCGGCAAGGGATTCGGTTGCGGCTTTCCGGTCACCGGCCTGATCTCGACCGACGCGATCACCTCGTCACTGCCGTTTGCCAGGCCCAGTAGCTCCTCGTCGAGCTACGGCGGCAACGCGCTGGCGGCGACGGCGGCCCTGACCACGGTTGAGACGATCATCGATGACGAACTCGTCGACAACTCGCGTCGGGTCGGAGCTTTTCTCCTCGACGAGTTGAAGGCCCTGCAGGAGAAGTACGAGTTCATCGGCGACGTGCGCGGACATGGCCTGCTGATCGGTCTCGATCTGGTCAAAGACCGCGCCACCAGAGAGCCGCTGTCCGCCGCGGTGAGCGAGCGGATCTTCCTCGGCGCGCTGCGGCGCGGTCTGCTTCTCATGGGCTACTTCGCGCGCGTGCGGATCAATCCGCCGCTCATAATCACCGAAAGCGAAGCCCGCGACGGCATCGCCATTCTCGACGAAGTATTCGCCGAAGTGGCGGCCTCGGGCGCGTACCGGAAATGA
- a CDS encoding glycerol-3-phosphate dehydrogenase/oxidase, translating into MRSPVEFSHRTRTRALETLDREPFDLLVIGGGITGAGIARDAALRGMRVLLTERRDFAVGTSSRSSKLIHGGVRYLQQGDVGLVMEAANERRVLRRLVPYLARPIQMLVPAQRRSGYAKLSAGLWTFDRMARVSHDERNQMLDREETLRLEPLLRADNIYGAAVYYECLTDDARLVLENLKSAVAFGATAVNYAPVERLVIEGGKVVGAVVRDVLGERAIEARASVAVNAAGPWVDEVRLLQGGGEKPRLHLTKGIHLIVPRERLPVVRSVVMTARDKRPVFAVPRGDTVYLGTTDTNYDGQYDDPAITREDVQYLLDAANDTFDVAPLGFDDVVGAWAGLRPLLHQDGKKPEEISRKDEIMVGPAGLISIAGGKLTTYRRMAERVVDMAAERAARLDGKRPHRRGESDSELLCGGATDEDLAAFIARLRTKWPEADADIVERLVGTYGSNGSRIVEGMMADPALGERAVPDLALTRGEVAYAVHDEMAMTLEDVLERRTRLFLWDVHNGLTAAPRVADWMAQLLGWSPDRRRAELAAYEDHVRDVKGFLGDAEPEELRALRA; encoded by the coding sequence ATGAGAAGTCCCGTCGAGTTTTCACATCGGACGCGAACCAGGGCGCTGGAGACGCTCGACCGCGAGCCATTCGACCTCCTGGTCATCGGCGGCGGCATCACCGGCGCCGGCATCGCGCGGGACGCCGCGCTGCGCGGCATGCGGGTGCTGCTGACCGAACGGCGCGACTTCGCCGTCGGGACCAGTAGCCGATCCTCGAAACTCATCCACGGCGGCGTGCGCTACCTGCAACAGGGCGACGTCGGGCTGGTCATGGAGGCCGCCAACGAGCGCCGCGTCCTGCGTCGTCTCGTGCCGTACCTGGCGCGGCCGATCCAGATGCTGGTGCCCGCGCAGCGGCGTTCGGGGTACGCCAAGCTGAGTGCCGGTCTGTGGACCTTCGACCGCATGGCGCGGGTGTCTCACGACGAACGTAACCAGATGCTCGACCGTGAGGAGACGTTGCGCCTCGAGCCGTTGCTGCGCGCCGATAACATCTACGGGGCGGCCGTGTATTACGAGTGCCTGACCGACGACGCGCGTCTGGTACTCGAGAACCTCAAGTCGGCAGTGGCGTTTGGAGCCACGGCCGTGAACTACGCCCCGGTTGAACGGCTCGTCATCGAGGGTGGCAAGGTCGTGGGAGCCGTGGTGCGCGACGTCCTCGGCGAGCGGGCGATCGAGGCCAGGGCCAGCGTGGCGGTCAATGCCGCCGGGCCGTGGGTCGACGAAGTGCGACTATTGCAGGGCGGCGGCGAGAAGCCGCGCTTGCACCTGACCAAGGGCATTCACCTGATCGTGCCCCGCGAGCGTCTGCCGGTGGTGCGCAGTGTGGTCATGACGGCGCGCGACAAGCGGCCGGTGTTCGCGGTGCCGCGCGGCGATACCGTTTATCTCGGTACCACCGATACCAATTACGACGGACAGTACGACGACCCCGCAATCACCCGGGAAGACGTCCAGTACCTGCTCGATGCGGCCAACGACACGTTCGACGTCGCGCCGCTGGGCTTCGACGACGTCGTCGGCGCGTGGGCCGGCTTGCGTCCGTTGCTGCACCAGGACGGCAAGAAGCCGGAGGAGATCTCGCGCAAGGACGAGATCATGGTGGGACCTGCAGGCTTGATATCGATTGCCGGCGGCAAGCTCACTACGTACCGGAGAATGGCCGAGCGAGTCGTCGACATGGCGGCCGAGCGAGCCGCCAGATTAGACGGCAAGCGGCCGCACCGCCGGGGCGAGAGCGATAGCGAGTTGCTGTGCGGTGGCGCCACCGACGAGGACCTCGCAGCGTTTATCGCGCGGCTGCGAACGAAATGGCCGGAGGCGGACGCCGACATCGTCGAGCGTCTGGTCGGCACGTACGGCAGCAACGGATCACGGATCGTGGAGGGGATGATGGCGGACCCGGCCCTGGGCGAGCGCGCGGTGCCGGACCTCGCTCTGACCCGCGGCGAGGTCGCCTACGCCGTGCACGACGAAATGGCGATGACGCTGGAGGACGTGCTGGAGCGGCGGACAAGGCTGTTCTTATGGGACGTCCACAACGGTCTGACCGCGGCGCCGCGGGTCGCCGACTGGATGGCGCAACTCCTTGGCTGGAGTCCCGATCGTCGCCGCGCGGAGCTTGCAGCCTACGAGGACCACGTGCGCGACGTGAAGGGCTTTCTCGGGGACGCCGAGCCGGAGGAGTTGCGGGCCCTGAGGGCGTGA
- the glpK gene encoding glycerol kinase GlpK — translation MPLILAIDEGTTGVRAHVIDESSTVRGAAYRELTPLYPMAGWVELDPEAIWDATRTVCAAALAAAGARPADLAAIGICNQRATTIVWERKSGRPVYPAIVWHDTRTADRVPDLLARGVFTNAMASATKLEWILATIPHGPERAERGELCFGTVDTWLVWKLTGGAAHVTDSSNASCTTLFDPLQGVWDASILAALRVPPAILPEVRASSEVYAIAAKDAIGASCPVAGMAGDQQAAMFGELGVDRGAVKITFGTSAMADVNTGEYPVLSMRGAYPLVLWQLGGRRTYCLEGTAISAGAAVQWLRDGLGIIERIDDSGPLAFGVADSGGAWAVPAFQGLGTPHMDPGARAVIGGLSRATTRAHVVRAVLEGIVYRSREVLETLFEDAAVPAPERLRVDGGAASNDFLLQHLADVLGVAVERPQSVQASALGAAYLAGLATGIWRSLDDVAHAWRSGRIFEPEWSADRRDATFRAWQKTIAAARERVF, via the coding sequence ATGCCGCTGATTCTTGCCATCGACGAGGGGACCACGGGCGTTCGCGCCCATGTCATCGACGAATCGAGCACCGTGCGCGGGGCGGCGTACCGCGAGTTGACGCCGCTCTATCCGATGGCCGGTTGGGTGGAGTTGGATCCCGAGGCCATCTGGGATGCGACACGCACCGTATGCGCGGCGGCCCTGGCGGCAGCCGGGGCCCGACCCGCCGACCTCGCGGCCATCGGTATCTGCAATCAGCGCGCGACGACGATCGTGTGGGAGCGGAAGTCGGGTCGGCCCGTGTATCCCGCGATCGTCTGGCACGACACGCGCACGGCGGACCGTGTGCCGGACTTGCTCGCTCGGGGGGTGTTCACCAACGCCATGGCGTCGGCGACGAAGCTCGAGTGGATACTTGCCACCATTCCACACGGGCCGGAACGCGCCGAACGTGGCGAACTCTGCTTCGGCACGGTCGACACGTGGCTCGTCTGGAAGCTGACCGGTGGTGCGGCGCACGTTACCGACAGTTCCAACGCTTCGTGCACGACGCTCTTCGATCCGCTTCAGGGCGTATGGGACGCAAGCATCCTGGCGGCGCTGCGGGTGCCGCCGGCGATTCTGCCCGAGGTGCGTGCGAGCAGCGAGGTGTACGCCATCGCGGCGAAGGACGCCATCGGGGCGTCGTGTCCGGTCGCCGGCATGGCCGGCGACCAGCAAGCGGCGATGTTCGGCGAACTCGGCGTCGATCGCGGTGCCGTGAAGATCACCTTCGGCACGTCGGCCATGGCCGACGTCAACACCGGCGAGTACCCGGTGCTCTCGATGCGCGGGGCTTACCCGCTGGTGCTGTGGCAGCTCGGTGGGCGGCGCACCTATTGTCTCGAAGGGACAGCGATCAGTGCGGGCGCAGCCGTGCAATGGCTGCGCGACGGCCTCGGCATTATCGAGCGCATCGACGACAGCGGGCCGTTGGCGTTCGGCGTCGCCGACAGCGGCGGGGCGTGGGCGGTGCCGGCGTTTCAAGGGCTGGGAACGCCGCACATGGATCCCGGCGCGCGGGCAGTGATCGGTGGCCTGTCGCGGGCGACGACGCGCGCCCACGTCGTACGCGCCGTGCTCGAGGGGATCGTGTACCGCAGCCGCGAGGTGCTGGAGACCTTGTTCGAAGATGCAGCAGTGCCGGCGCCGGAGCGGTTGCGGGTCGACGGCGGAGCAGCCAGCAACGACTTCCTGTTGCAGCACCTGGCGGACGTGCTGGGAGTCGCCGTCGAGCGGCCGCAATCGGTACAGGCATCGGCCCTCGGCGCCGCCTATCTGGCAGGTTTGGCCACGGGCATTTGGCGAAGCCTCGACGACGTCGCCCACGCCTGGCGTTCCGGCCGCATCTTCGAACCGGAGTGGAGTGCCGACCGCCGCGACGCTACGTTCCGCGCCTGGCAAAAGACCATCGCCGCAGCGCGAGAACGAGTGTTCTGA